In Rhizophagus irregularis chromosome 26, complete sequence, one genomic interval encodes:
- a CDS encoding uncharacterized protein (SECRETED:cutsite_FSG-ET; SECRETED:prob_0.2678); SECRETED:SignalP(1-18): protein MKRVAIFILAFRLTPFSGETSKRSQVGTILVLQDDKDGNDGKDNKNGKDGKDGKDNKDDKDGKDNKDGKDNKNSNDGNNNKNGKDGKDNKNGKEGKDD from the exons ATGAAACGCGTCGCCATATTTATTCTGGCGTTTCGGTTAACACCATTTTCGGGTGAAACTAGCAAAAG AAGTCAGGTGGGTACTATTTTGGTACTTCAAGACGATAAAGATGGTAATGATggtaaagataataaaaatggtaaaGATGGTAAAGATGGTAAAGACAATAAAGATGATAAAGATGGTAAAGATAATAAAGACggtaaagataataaaaatagtaatgatggtaataacaataaaaatggtaaagatggtaaagataataaaaatggtaaaGAAGGTAAAGACGATTAA